The segment CGCCTGATTCGTTAAATCGCATTGACACATTCCACGCCTTTCCCTCTATGTTCACTAGTTTCGCCTTCTTGCATTCTTTGTTCAGAGCATTACAACCAGTAGCCCCCACAGGGAGATCCTGCAACAAAAGAACATAAACATATGTGTCAGAACAACATAAAGATGTGTAAGTACACAAAAGAACACTCGTTTCACTCACAAGTTTGTCTTCACGGACATTAGAATCCGTGACCTCAGCCTTAAAACAGTAGTCCCACGAGTAAGAAAACCTAGCCCCTGTTCCTGCTGaaacacaagaaacaaacaacAACTTCAAAAAACCTCATAAGTAACCTATGCTAGTACGGTGACTTTGAATCACACTTACTATTGTTCTGGTGGTCATGGGCTTCTTCCATTGAGTTGGGATATGTGTACTGGATGTCACAGCAGCTCGGACCAAAGGGAGTGACGTGAAAGACCATGGAACCTTTGAgtttgaagatgacaatgtcTCCTATTCGAAGGTCATGTGCCTCAGCGAACTCCTTCCAACCTCGGGTGAGTCGCCTCTCTTCTTGTATCACTTGCCATGTTTGATCCATAGCGTCGGATGTTAGTGTCCATGTGTTCCCATTCGTCTTCCCTTGGATGTGCTTGGAGAAAAATACAATGGGTATTGTCTGCAATCAAGATTTGAGGTAAGTTACACAAACAAGGAAGAAATCAGGTTCTTGCAATCAAGAAAAGGCAATACAGAGTGTGTTTACCAAGTGAGTCTGGAATCCAGGAAGCAAAGGTTGGAAGAAATGAGGTTCTTGCGGTTGCACCATctgcaaacaagaaacaaaagctAGACAAAGTTAGACGCATGTCAAGGAACTTGCTAAAGTCACAGACCAAATCTATATCATTCTATatcattttcagttttatttaacTATTTGCTAAAACCGAAAACTAGCAAATGAACTCAATCAAGCATCATGAACTCCATCGACTGAGCTAGCATAAAATTCTCAATCAAGCATCATGCACTCGATATAACCAAAACTAGCGTCATGAACTCGATCAACAGATCTAATTCATGAACTCAATCAATCAAATACGCTAAGCAAAGCCGTCACTCGATCGATGGACCGAATCTAAAAAACCCTAAGCAACTTAATTAACCATTTGGTGGTGTCGCCATCTAAAAAACCCTAAGCAACACTAAACAAAGCCGACGTTTTCTCAAACCCTAAAGAAATGAACCGACGTTTTGTAGTTTCTTCATAAAAATGGTAAACTCGATCGATGGAGAAACAGAACCGACGAGGAAGACATACCTTCGGTTGTGTCGCTATCGGTGGGATTGGCCGTTGCTGGTCAGGAGTCTCCTCTTCGGTGGGATTGGCCGTCGCTGGTGGGGGTAGCGGGGATCTCCCTCGGTTGTGTCGCCGAAGTGTCGAGAGAGGGAAGGGCTTCCCGAAAATGAGAGGGAATCGGGTCTGGTTTGGGGATTTAAGATAGGGAATTGGTACCATTCGGTTTTTGGACGGTTAGGTTTTAATTTCGGGTCGAAATTAGGGATTGGTTCGTGGTTCAACTCAATTCGGTTATTCCTTTGGTTAAGGTAGGTACAACCggtaaataatttaaatgttcTAGGGTTAAATGTAATTTCCGGCTTTTTATTTAACTtaccatttttgttttgttttcatgtCTTACGGAGATTAGAGATATAGCTGGGTGGGTATAGGAGATGATGTCCTCTGGCCGTTAACCGTTTTCCCGATTCAGTTTCTAGCCGAGGACTAGCTTTGTTTATATTCTTCCTTTCGTGTGGATTGTGGATACGTGTATGGATTAATTTTGACTCGGCTACGCGGCGACTCGGATCTCCGCGTTTGACTCGGTCCTCGCTCGTTTCCGCCGCGTTTTCGCAGAATGTGGCTTGCCTTATTTGCATGCCGGGATTTATATTGAATTTGCAGTCTCGATATCGTAGGGTTTCCTCTTTGTTCTTTGCGGTTGGTTTTGTAATCCGTCGCGGGGAAAACGGTGGCAGATTACGTAATGCTATGGTGAGATTATTTCTAATTCAATTTCGCTTGAAACGATTGTGATAGATCAGATCTCGTACATTGCTTGAATTGGTGGTTCTTCGTTCTTATCTCTGCTTCGTGAATGGATAATCATCTCGCACGCGTTTTCTTTCTAATTTGAATTCGCACGTGTGAATTTGAGCTCTGTCCTCTGTTGAAACGACGACGAATCTCTCGACGGTGTTACAACTTTGAAACGGTCACGTTCTTTGACTTTTAGTGTATTAGTCAAAGAGATAAGGCCTTTTATGTGGTAGCGAAAATGTGTTGACTGTTTCCATTTTCTGTGTtcacttttatatatttgtctctATCTTAGTGTGAATGGTGGACCTATTGTACATACTTGaccaagtatatatatatgtagaaagTTGAAACTTTTGATGTGCATCTTGATTAATGTTGACACGATGTTTTGCCAGGCGGAGAGGAGAAACTACTTGTCGAAAGAGGCTATAGATGGGTTACAGTATCTGAAACGTAAAAGGCTTCAGAAAA is part of the Brassica rapa cultivar Chiifu-401-42 chromosome A09, CAAS_Brap_v3.01, whole genome shotgun sequence genome and harbors:
- the LOC117128481 gene encoding B3 domain-containing protein REM7-like isoform X3, which gives rise to MVPIPYLKSPNQTRFPLIFGKPFPLSTLRRHNRGRSPLPPPATANPTEEETPDQQRPIPPIATQPKMVQPQEPHFFQPLLPGFQTHLTIPIVFFSKHIQGKTNGNTWTLTSDAMDQTWQVIQEERRLTRGWKEFAEAHDLRIGDIVIFKLKGSMVFHVTPFGPSCCDIQYTYPNSMEEAHDHQNNTGTGARFSYSWDYCFKAEVTDSNVREDKLDLPVGATGCNALNKECKKAKLVNIEGKAWNVSMRFNESGGFYYIKGWRKFCAENKCHIGDSFVFNVVGDGNTLPLMCVCSPSKECLKSAGDIASSSRVN
- the LOC117128481 gene encoding B3 domain-containing protein REM7-like isoform X2: MVPIPYLKSPNQTRFPLIFGKPFPLSTLRRHNRGRSPLPPPATANPTEEETPDQQRPIPPIATQPKMVQPQEPHFFQPLLPGFQTHLTIPIVFFSKHIQGKTNGNTWTLTSDAMDQTWQVIQEERRLTRGWKEFAEAHDLRIGDIVIFKLKGSMVFHVTPFGPSCCDIQYTYPNSMEEAHDHQNNRTGARFSYSWDYCFKAEVTDSNVREDKLVSETSVLLCTYTSLCCSDTYVYVLLLQDLPVGATGCNALNKECKKAKLVNIEGKAWNVSMRFNESGGFYYIKGWRKFCAENKCHIGDSFVFNVVGDGNTLPLMCVCSPSKECLKSAGDIASSSRVN
- the LOC117128481 gene encoding B3 domain-containing protein REM7-like isoform X1 is translated as MVPIPYLKSPNQTRFPLIFGKPFPLSTLRRHNRGRSPLPPPATANPTEEETPDQQRPIPPIATQPKMVQPQEPHFFQPLLPGFQTHLTIPIVFFSKHIQGKTNGNTWTLTSDAMDQTWQVIQEERRLTRGWKEFAEAHDLRIGDIVIFKLKGSMVFHVTPFGPSCCDIQYTYPNSMEEAHDHQNNTGTGARFSYSWDYCFKAEVTDSNVREDKLVSETSVLLCTYTSLCCSDTYVYVLLLQDLPVGATGCNALNKECKKAKLVNIEGKAWNVSMRFNESGGFYYIKGWRKFCAENKCHIGDSFVFNVVGDGNTLPLMCVCSPSKECLKSAGDIASSSRVN